The Ornithinimicrobium faecis genome includes a window with the following:
- a CDS encoding acetyl-CoA carboxylase carboxyltransferase subunit alpha/beta, whose protein sequence is MPRLPALEVLATVLDQDSFISWDQPVEQPNATAEYAAQLARARERTSLDEAVVTGEGRLAGRRVAAVASEFGFLAGSIGSAAGERLTQAFERATLEGLPMLASPSSGGTRMQEGTSAFIQMVKIGQAVAAHRRAGLPYLVYLRDPTTGGVLASWGSLGHLTVAEPGALIGFLGPRVREVILGTPFPEGVQTAENLTRRGVIDGVVPLEGLRETAIGALEVLTSAQEPPGEHVADTVVTDRPAWSSVEATRRSDRPGLRELLQHGATRFIALRGTGSGESDLTVILGLARLAGVSCVLVGQDRRAQQDDYLGPAALRVAQRGFALAEELDLPLVTVIDTPGADLSTEAEHGGMAGEIARCLAKLATVEVPVVSVILGEGTGGGALALMPADRTVCAENGWIAPLPPEGASAIVHRDSSQAAQMAEAHHIRAVDLLALGAVDEIVPERPDAADEPEAFCQRILVATASHLGELLSQTHEARMAARHNRYRRMR, encoded by the coding sequence ATGCCCCGCCTCCCCGCCCTCGAGGTCCTCGCCACCGTGCTGGACCAGGACTCCTTCATCTCCTGGGACCAACCCGTCGAACAACCAAATGCCACAGCGGAGTATGCCGCTCAGCTGGCTCGCGCACGCGAGCGCACTAGTCTTGATGAGGCTGTCGTCACGGGCGAGGGTCGCCTGGCAGGTCGCCGGGTCGCGGCGGTCGCCTCGGAGTTCGGATTCCTCGCCGGCTCGATCGGGTCGGCGGCCGGCGAACGGCTCACCCAGGCGTTCGAGCGGGCCACGCTCGAGGGCCTGCCTATGCTCGCCTCCCCCTCCTCGGGTGGCACCCGGATGCAGGAGGGCACGTCCGCCTTCATCCAGATGGTCAAGATCGGCCAGGCCGTCGCCGCCCACCGACGGGCCGGCCTGCCCTACCTGGTCTATCTGCGCGACCCCACCACGGGAGGTGTCCTGGCCTCGTGGGGCTCCCTGGGCCACCTGACGGTCGCGGAGCCCGGTGCCCTCATCGGCTTCCTGGGCCCGCGCGTGCGCGAGGTCATCCTCGGCACTCCGTTCCCCGAGGGGGTGCAGACAGCGGAGAACCTGACGCGGCGCGGCGTCATCGACGGCGTGGTCCCCCTCGAGGGCCTGCGCGAGACCGCGATTGGTGCCCTGGAGGTGCTCACCTCTGCGCAAGAACCACCCGGGGAGCACGTCGCCGACACGGTGGTGACGGACCGCCCAGCCTGGTCCTCGGTCGAGGCCACCCGGCGCAGTGACCGCCCCGGCCTGCGCGAGCTGCTCCAGCACGGCGCCACCAGGTTCATCGCGCTGCGGGGCACCGGGTCGGGCGAGTCCGACCTCACGGTGATCCTGGGGCTGGCCCGCCTCGCGGGTGTCTCGTGTGTCCTGGTCGGTCAGGACCGCCGGGCACAGCAGGACGATTATCTCGGACCGGCGGCCCTACGGGTTGCCCAGCGCGGTTTCGCCCTGGCCGAGGAGCTCGACCTGCCACTGGTCACCGTCATCGACACCCCCGGCGCCGACCTGTCGACCGAGGCCGAGCACGGCGGCATGGCCGGTGAGATCGCCCGCTGCCTGGCCAAGCTCGCCACCGTCGAGGTCCCTGTCGTCTCAGTCATCCTCGGTGAGGGCACCGGCGGCGGCGCCCTGGCCCTGATGCCCGCTGACCGCACGGTCTGCGCCGAGAACGGGTGGATCGCTCCCCTGCCCCCCGAGGGCGCGAGTGCGATCGTCCACCGCGACAGCTCCCAGGCCGCCCAGATGGCCGAGGCCCACCACATCCGGGCCGTCGACCTGCTCGCGCTGGGTGCCGTCGACGAGATCGTGCCGGAGCGCCCCGACGCGGCCGACGAGCCGGAGGCCTTCTGCCAACGGATCCTCGTGGCTACCGCGAGCCACCTGGGCGAGTTGCTCTCCCAGACCCACGAGGCCCGCATGGCCGCCCGCCACAACCGTTACCGACGGATGAGGTGA
- a CDS encoding TRAP transporter large permease, with protein sequence MSSLTQGGIIGLMAMVLFLTGMPIAFALAITGLISILIFLGPEQLELFGKMTYDSVNNFGLLAIPLFVLMGNLFGGSKASTQLFEAGEAWLSRIRGGLAMSSVAASTLFAALTGSSAATAAAIGRVAVPEMEKRGYSDRIATGAVAAGGTLGILIPPSVTLILYGIAAEQSIGQLFAGGILPGVIIALMFCIWIYIAQTMEDRSTNKHLASLAEARKARQERTYSWAFRFMSLGKTLPFAALIVLVLVVLYRGIATPSEAAAIGALLVWVLVTVIYRDLTGKQLMKVLLESTNQSTMILMITAFSAVIATILSYLRVPQDLAAAVSEADLNKWVVLLLINLVLLVMGCFLPPVSIIVMTTPILLPMILAQGFDPIWFGVVMTINMEMGLITPPVGLNLYVLKGIAPHIPLKEILLGSLPYIFVLTIAIILFSVFPEIVMVLPNMLY encoded by the coding sequence ATGAGTTCCCTCACCCAGGGCGGGATCATCGGCCTGATGGCGATGGTCCTGTTCCTCACCGGCATGCCGATCGCCTTCGCGCTGGCCATCACCGGGCTCATCTCCATCCTGATCTTCCTGGGACCGGAGCAGCTCGAGCTGTTCGGCAAGATGACCTATGACTCAGTCAACAACTTTGGCCTGTTGGCCATCCCGTTGTTTGTGCTGATGGGCAACCTGTTTGGTGGGTCCAAGGCCAGCACCCAGCTGTTCGAGGCCGGCGAGGCGTGGCTGTCCCGGATCCGCGGCGGGTTGGCGATGAGCTCGGTCGCTGCCTCCACGCTCTTCGCCGCACTGACCGGCTCTAGCGCGGCCACCGCGGCCGCGATCGGCCGGGTGGCCGTGCCCGAGATGGAAAAGCGAGGCTACTCCGACCGGATCGCCACCGGTGCCGTCGCCGCGGGCGGGACCCTCGGCATACTCATCCCGCCGAGCGTGACGCTGATCCTCTATGGCATCGCCGCCGAGCAGTCCATCGGCCAACTGTTTGCCGGCGGCATCCTTCCGGGCGTGATCATCGCGCTGATGTTCTGCATCTGGATCTACATCGCCCAGACGATGGAGGACCGGTCGACCAACAAACACCTCGCGAGCCTGGCCGAGGCACGCAAGGCCCGCCAGGAACGGACCTATAGCTGGGCCTTCCGGTTCATGAGTCTGGGCAAGACGCTGCCCTTCGCGGCGTTGATCGTCCTGGTGCTCGTGGTGCTCTATCGCGGCATCGCGACACCCAGCGAGGCAGCCGCGATCGGTGCCCTGCTCGTGTGGGTCCTGGTCACGGTCATCTATCGGGACCTGACCGGCAAGCAACTGATGAAGGTGCTGTTGGAGTCGACGAACCAGAGCACCATGATCCTGATGATCACGGCGTTCTCCGCAGTGATCGCCACCATCCTGAGCTATCTGCGGGTCCCGCAGGATCTGGCAGCGGCCGTCAGTGAAGCAGACCTGAACAAGTGGGTCGTGCTGCTGCTGATCAACCTGGTGCTGCTGGTGATGGGCTGCTTCCTGCCACCGGTGTCCATCATCGTGATGACCACACCGATCCTGCTGCCGATGATCCTGGCGCAGGGCTTTGACCCGATCTGGTTCGGAGTGGTGATGACGATCAACATGGAGATGGGGCTGATCACGCCTCCGGTGGGGCTGAACCTCTATGTCCTGAAGGGAATCGCACCTCACATTCCCCTCAAGGAGATCCTGTTGGGGTCGCTGCCCTACATCTTCGTGCTGACGATCGCGATCATCTTGTTCTCGGTGTTCCCGGAGATCGTCATGGTCCTGCCCAACATGCTGTATTAG
- the dctP gene encoding TRAP transporter substrate-binding protein DctP, with product MITTRSRALTAALALATMIGISACAPGSGDDTDNGGDGGGGADTGNSSADAGAAAEECTDVEMRLSHQWPEPTGDDGDFRAMVAQKFAEEVEAATDGSVKVTVYPNSTLSSATEQYDAMMAGSIDASVFPLDYASGRVPQWSITLMPAMVQSHEEAQAWDQAEIGQAVRDNMHENGLTLLTNVWNAGAIGVKGDPVLVPEDIPGGMTMRAAGSYVEHMLEAAGAGITSLPSSEIYTAMQTGVLDAAVTSTGSFASYHLQEQVTSYTSPTTHTFWFMYEPLVMTNEAFGKLCADQQAAVTEVGEGLQEYAYTASAEDDVRVEQIFKDAGVEVVTMTDEDFQAWLPLAKEQWDAYAADVDGGQELLDLAMKLREGR from the coding sequence ATGATCACGACACGATCCCGCGCCCTCACCGCCGCTCTCGCCCTGGCGACGATGATCGGCATCAGTGCCTGCGCACCCGGCTCCGGCGACGACACGGACAACGGGGGTGACGGCGGCGGTGGTGCAGACACTGGCAACAGCAGTGCTGACGCCGGTGCCGCCGCCGAGGAGTGCACCGACGTCGAGATGAGGCTCTCGCACCAGTGGCCCGAGCCGACCGGTGACGACGGCGACTTCCGCGCGATGGTTGCCCAGAAGTTCGCGGAGGAGGTTGAGGCCGCCACCGACGGCAGTGTCAAGGTGACCGTCTATCCCAACAGCACCCTGTCGTCGGCCACCGAGCAATATGACGCCATGATGGCCGGCTCGATCGACGCCTCCGTCTTCCCGCTCGACTATGCCTCCGGCCGGGTGCCGCAGTGGTCGATCACCCTGATGCCAGCCATGGTGCAGAGCCACGAGGAGGCCCAGGCCTGGGACCAGGCAGAGATCGGGCAGGCCGTGCGCGACAACATGCACGAGAACGGCCTGACCTTGCTGACCAACGTCTGGAACGCCGGTGCCATCGGCGTGAAGGGCGACCCCGTCCTGGTCCCGGAGGACATCCCGGGAGGCATGACCATGCGGGCCGCGGGCTCCTATGTCGAGCACATGCTCGAGGCCGCTGGCGCGGGCATCACGTCCCTGCCCAGCTCGGAGATCTACACCGCCATGCAGACCGGCGTCCTGGACGCGGCTGTGACCTCCACCGGTTCCTTCGCGTCCTATCACCTCCAGGAGCAGGTGACGTCCTACACCTCACCGACGACGCACACGTTCTGGTTCATGTATGAGCCGCTCGTGATGACCAACGAGGCCTTCGGCAAGCTGTGCGCCGACCAGCAGGCGGCGGTGACCGAGGTCGGCGAGGGCCTGCAGGAGTATGCCTACACCGCCTCCGCTGAGGACGACGTGCGGGTCGAGCAGATCTTCAAGGACGCCGGCGTGGAGGTCGTCACCATGACGGACGAGGACTTCCAGGCCTGGCTCCCCCTGGCCAAGGAGCAGTGGGACGCCTACGCCGCGGACGTCGACGGAGGCCAGGAGCTGCTCGACCTCGCGATGAAGCTCCGCGAAGGCCGATGA
- a CDS encoding excisionase family DNA-binding protein — protein sequence MATAISKETLFATQQTSRQAGEFKAWIEEHRQGADVRGEIRLPGQLADLLERAMAILADGGQVVIGSIPGQLTTTVAAELIGVSRTTVLKMVADGELSHTKVGTHTRLDRDDVLAVRRARLEQKQQALQELIALENELGL from the coding sequence ATGGCAACAGCAATATCGAAGGAGACTCTGTTCGCCACCCAGCAGACTTCTCGCCAGGCGGGGGAGTTTAAGGCTTGGATCGAGGAGCACCGCCAGGGGGCCGACGTGCGCGGTGAGATCCGCCTGCCCGGACAGCTCGCCGACCTGCTCGAGCGGGCGATGGCGATCCTCGCTGACGGCGGTCAGGTGGTGATCGGCTCAATCCCGGGACAGTTGACGACAACTGTGGCTGCAGAACTGATCGGGGTGAGCCGCACAACGGTCCTGAAGATGGTTGCTGACGGGGAACTGTCGCACACCAAGGTGGGCACGCATACCCGTCTCGACCGAGATGATGTTCTTGCGGTTCGTCGGGCTCGCCTTGAGCAGAAGCAGCAGGCGCTGCAGGAGCTCATCGCGTTGGAGAATGAACTCGGTCTGTGA
- a CDS encoding cell wall-binding repeat-containing protein, protein MRVPKHLNGWKGATLAVTASAALVVPMLATAADSDETINAASPEWQIIPRNTVGSPSLNFASGPVGDSEAQHAGTGSLHIAVDGPRDGGGSTSAEKMAYAMPLNAESPLWGKKVSELGELSYWVYDGTEALDGAAALPGLSIEVARDGIANGGYASFVFRPGSSVPEDGEQNLKTWEQYDAKKGNWLSTGGTECRQGCTWDQLTTAYPNAAVWYSAGISKGRDTAFTGAVDLVTIDGVTYDFEPGGGVGPKGEKGDTGPQGEPGAPGAPGEDGVKGDVGPQGEPGKDGAPGDKGDAGPQGEPGKDGDPGDKGDKGAKGDKGEKGDAGPAGAKGADGKDGATGPQGETGLTGPKGDKGDAGPAGAKGADGKDGETGPKGETGPAGAKGETGPAGAKGETGAVGPAGPQGPAGNDASLMPPVEGPDRLDGANRYETSVAIAQFRFPEGSPVVYLARSNDFADSLAANSLLGPIVLVKSCDLPIAVKDYLEDTEPQRVTALGGVEAICDDVLNDAKDAAGIS, encoded by the coding sequence ATGCGTGTTCCCAAGCACCTGAACGGCTGGAAGGGCGCCACTCTTGCCGTCACAGCAAGCGCCGCTCTCGTCGTCCCGATGCTCGCCACTGCTGCTGACAGTGACGAAACAATCAATGCCGCCAGCCCAGAGTGGCAGATCATTCCTCGCAACACCGTTGGCAGCCCCTCACTGAACTTCGCCAGCGGCCCCGTTGGTGACAGCGAGGCGCAGCACGCTGGCACCGGCAGCCTGCACATCGCGGTGGACGGCCCGCGCGATGGCGGCGGCTCCACCTCCGCCGAGAAGATGGCCTACGCCATGCCCCTGAATGCGGAGTCGCCCCTCTGGGGCAAGAAGGTGTCCGAGCTCGGAGAGCTCAGCTACTGGGTCTACGACGGCACGGAGGCTCTCGACGGGGCTGCCGCTCTCCCGGGCCTGTCGATCGAGGTGGCTCGCGACGGCATCGCCAACGGTGGCTATGCCTCGTTCGTCTTCCGGCCCGGCAGCTCAGTCCCGGAGGACGGAGAGCAGAACCTCAAGACCTGGGAGCAGTACGACGCCAAGAAGGGCAACTGGCTCAGCACCGGGGGCACCGAATGCCGTCAGGGCTGCACCTGGGACCAACTGACGACGGCCTACCCGAACGCTGCAGTGTGGTATTCCGCCGGCATCTCCAAGGGCCGCGACACCGCGTTCACCGGTGCCGTGGACCTGGTGACCATCGACGGTGTGACCTATGACTTCGAGCCCGGCGGAGGCGTGGGCCCGAAGGGCGAGAAGGGCGACACCGGTCCGCAGGGCGAGCCAGGAGCTCCCGGCGCTCCAGGCGAGGACGGCGTCAAGGGCGACGTTGGCCCGCAGGGCGAGCCTGGCAAGGACGGCGCCCCCGGCGACAAGGGCGACGCTGGTCCGCAGGGTGAGCCCGGCAAGGATGGCGACCCCGGCGACAAGGGTGACAAGGGCGCCAAGGGCGACAAGGGCGAGAAGGGTGACGCTGGTCCCGCAGGCGCCAAGGGTGCAGACGGCAAGGACGGCGCTACCGGGCCGCAGGGCGAGACTGGTCTCACCGGCCCCAAGGGCGACAAGGGTGACGCTGGTCCCGCAGGCGCCAAGGGTGCAGACGGCAAGGACGGCGAGACTGGCCCGAAGGGCGAGACTGGACCCGCTGGCGCAAAGGGCGAGACCGGTCCCGCTGGCGCAAAGGGCGAGACCGGCGCGGTTGGTCCGGCTGGCCCCCAGGGTCCGGCCGGCAACGACGCCAGCCTGATGCCGCCCGTCGAGGGCCCAGACCGGCTCGACGGTGCGAACCGCTACGAGACCTCGGTGGCGATCGCCCAGTTCCGGTTCCCGGAGGGCAGCCCGGTGGTCTACCTGGCGCGTAGCAACGACTTCGCGGACTCGCTCGCGGCCAACAGCCTGCTGGGGCCGATCGTGCTCGTCAAGAGCTGCGACCTGCCCATCGCCGTCAAGGACTACCTCGAGGACACCGAGCCGCAGCGCGTCACCGCACTGGGTGGCGTCGAGGCGATCTGCGACGACGTCCTCAACGATGCGAAGGACGCTGCCGGCATCAGCTAA
- a CDS encoding dihydrofolate reductase family protein, with translation MRTLVITQNVTADGAIEMLGDWFDPQDQTPDQLEALRQFSAQEDALLLGRRTFEDFRGFWPEQQDDKTGITAILNQVPKFVVSSTLGDPGWRNSTVLGGGDWLEQVRALKAADGQEIGVTGSITLCHALIEAGLVDEFRLFVYPVVQGRGRRLFPDGHEVPQLELLEVRAFSNGVALVRYATKPNTETSP, from the coding sequence ATGCGGACACTCGTCATCACCCAGAACGTCACCGCCGACGGAGCGATCGAGATGCTCGGCGACTGGTTCGACCCTCAGGACCAGACGCCCGACCAGCTCGAGGCCCTGCGCCAGTTCAGCGCGCAGGAGGACGCCCTGCTTCTCGGACGACGCACCTTCGAGGACTTCCGCGGCTTCTGGCCCGAGCAGCAGGACGACAAGACCGGGATCACGGCGATCCTCAACCAGGTGCCGAAGTTTGTCGTGTCCTCCACGCTCGGCGATCCCGGCTGGCGGAACTCGACCGTCCTCGGTGGTGGGGACTGGCTCGAGCAGGTCCGTGCCCTCAAGGCCGCGGACGGCCAGGAGATCGGGGTCACCGGGAGCATCACGTTGTGCCACGCCCTGATCGAGGCAGGGCTCGTCGACGAGTTCCGGCTGTTCGTCTATCCCGTCGTGCAGGGACGCGGACGGCGCCTCTTCCCCGACGGCCACGAGGTGCCTCAACTCGAGCTCCTGGAGGTCCGTGCGTTCTCCAACGGCGTCGCGCTGGTGCGCTACGCCACGAAGCCGAACACCGAGACCAGCCCCTGA
- a CDS encoding type II toxin-antitoxin system Y4mF family antitoxin: MEHWLSTVVAQRRALGLRQADLAALAGVSERFVRELESGKTSVRLDKLEPVLEALGLRLVVAPRETP; encoded by the coding sequence GTGGAGCACTGGCTCAGCACTGTGGTGGCACAGCGGCGCGCTCTCGGCCTGCGACAGGCGGACCTGGCGGCCCTGGCTGGCGTCTCCGAACGTTTCGTTCGCGAGCTCGAGTCCGGCAAGACCAGTGTCCGGCTCGACAAGTTGGAACCTGTCCTGGAAGCTCTCGGGCTGCGCCTGGTCGTCGCGCCTCGGGAGACGCCGTGA
- a CDS encoding TRAP transporter small permease — MSSAPYAAPKAEHRPPAIVRWVGWLCEASGWLSAIALVAATLITTHAVVTRYFFKQPTVWQTESTIYLLMLVTFIGAAYGLKHHAHVGVDLLINAAPQRPQLIGRIVNAFLCLGVVLVVMITSFRNWQEAYLFDFRSPTAFRFPLWISYAILPLGMLFVALQLVAMIIEGVMGLTGKIPISQVSMMQGTSELAQVQADLELEASLHEDEAGPPDDESTRRPRSGEEDA; from the coding sequence ATGAGTTCCGCCCCTTACGCCGCACCGAAGGCGGAGCACCGGCCACCAGCCATCGTGCGCTGGGTCGGCTGGCTGTGTGAGGCGTCTGGCTGGCTGTCGGCGATCGCGCTGGTGGCAGCCACGCTGATCACCACGCACGCCGTCGTCACCCGGTATTTCTTCAAGCAGCCGACCGTGTGGCAGACGGAGTCCACGATCTATCTGCTGATGCTGGTCACCTTCATCGGTGCTGCCTACGGACTGAAGCACCACGCGCACGTGGGCGTGGACCTGCTGATCAACGCTGCGCCACAACGGCCTCAGCTGATCGGGCGGATCGTCAACGCCTTCCTGTGCCTGGGCGTGGTGCTGGTCGTCATGATCACCTCGTTCCGCAACTGGCAGGAGGCCTATCTGTTTGACTTCCGCTCCCCGACCGCCTTCCGGTTCCCGCTGTGGATCTCCTACGCGATCCTCCCGCTCGGGATGCTGTTCGTCGCGCTCCAACTGGTCGCGATGATCATCGAGGGCGTCATGGGCCTGACCGGCAAGATCCCGATCTCTCAGGTCTCGATGATGCAGGGGACCAGCGAGCTGGCTCAGGTCCAGGCCGACCTCGAGCTGGAGGCAAGCCTGCACGAGGACGAGGCCGGACCACCGGATGACGAGTCGACCAGACGGCCGCGCTCGGGAGAGGAGGACGCATGA
- a CDS encoding fumarylacetoacetate hydrolase family protein, producing the protein MRICRFTTGEDPEFGLVDGEGKRIVSITGDPLYTKIELTGEKYDIEDVRLLAPVIPRSKIVAVQRNYVDHAKEMGGSVSEVPGMFFKPNTSVVGPGDPVIIPPITQEVSYEAELAVVIGRLCKDVKAADAASVIFGYTVANDVTARDLQQSDSQWSRAKGIDTFCPLGPWIETELDTSDLRVISRVDGEVRQDGTTADMVHGIGSLIEVASAAFTLLPGDVLLTGTPAGVGLVEPGQRVEVEVERIGSMSNPFVRAEA; encoded by the coding sequence ATGCGCATCTGCAGGTTCACCACAGGAGAAGACCCCGAGTTCGGCCTGGTTGATGGGGAGGGCAAGCGGATCGTCTCGATCACCGGCGACCCGCTCTACACCAAGATCGAGCTCACCGGCGAGAAGTACGACATCGAGGATGTGCGCCTGCTCGCGCCGGTGATCCCGCGGTCGAAGATCGTTGCGGTGCAGCGGAACTACGTCGATCACGCCAAGGAGATGGGCGGCTCCGTCTCCGAGGTGCCCGGGATGTTCTTCAAGCCCAACACCTCGGTCGTCGGCCCGGGGGATCCGGTGATCATCCCGCCGATCACCCAGGAGGTCAGCTACGAGGCGGAGCTGGCCGTGGTGATCGGGCGGCTGTGCAAGGACGTCAAGGCCGCAGACGCGGCCAGCGTGATCTTCGGCTACACCGTGGCCAACGATGTGACCGCCCGCGATCTGCAGCAGTCGGACAGCCAGTGGTCGCGCGCCAAGGGCATCGACACCTTCTGCCCGCTCGGCCCGTGGATCGAGACCGAGCTGGACACCTCCGACCTGCGCGTGATCAGCCGCGTGGATGGCGAGGTGCGCCAGGATGGCACGACCGCGGACATGGTGCACGGCATCGGCAGCCTCATCGAGGTCGCGTCGGCAGCGTTCACCCTGCTGCCCGGTGACGTGCTGCTGACGGGCACCCCGGCCGGCGTCGGGCTGGTCGAGCCCGGGCAGCGCGTCGAGGTCGAGGTCGAGCGCATCGGGTCGATGAGCAACCCCTTCGTCCGCGCGGAGGCATAG
- the murI gene encoding glutamate racemase, which produces MQDSPVGVFDSGFGGLTVARAVMDQMPHESVLYLGDTARAPYGPRPIAEVREFALECLDRLVDHGVKALVIACNSASAAMLADARERYDVPVIEVIRPAVRRSMAATHTGRVGVISTQATHQSRAYLDAFAAAPPNVQVISQPCPRFVEFVEAGVTSGPEVLATAREYLAPLIEAEIDTLILGCTHYPLLWSVLQYVLGDGVTLVSSAEATAAELFRTLTDSDTLRPESQGEAEHAFLTTGDPSGFTPLARRFLGPEVEQVGRAFVGRAEEVSSA; this is translated from the coding sequence GTGCAGGATTCTCCGGTCGGCGTCTTTGACTCGGGTTTCGGTGGACTCACCGTGGCCCGGGCGGTCATGGACCAGATGCCGCACGAGTCGGTGCTCTATCTCGGCGACACCGCTCGAGCGCCCTATGGCCCTCGGCCGATCGCCGAGGTGCGTGAGTTTGCCCTCGAGTGTCTGGACCGGCTCGTCGACCACGGCGTGAAGGCTCTGGTCATCGCCTGCAACTCCGCCTCGGCGGCCATGCTCGCCGATGCGCGCGAGCGTTATGACGTGCCGGTGATCGAGGTGATCCGGCCCGCCGTGCGGCGCTCGATGGCAGCCACGCACACCGGACGCGTCGGCGTGATCTCCACGCAGGCCACGCACCAGAGCCGGGCCTATCTGGACGCCTTCGCCGCAGCCCCGCCCAACGTGCAGGTCATCAGCCAGCCGTGCCCGCGGTTCGTGGAGTTCGTCGAGGCGGGAGTCACCAGCGGCCCGGAGGTGCTGGCGACCGCGCGCGAATATCTCGCTCCCCTGATCGAGGCCGAGATCGACACCCTGATCCTGGGGTGCACGCACTATCCGCTGCTGTGGTCGGTCCTGCAATATGTCCTGGGCGACGGCGTCACGCTGGTCTCGTCGGCAGAGGCGACTGCGGCAGAGCTGTTCCGCACGCTCACCGACTCCGACACGCTACGGCCCGAGAGTCAGGGCGAGGCCGAGCATGCTTTCCTGACCACCGGCGACCCGTCCGGCTTCACGCCCCTGGCACGCCGGTTCCTCGGCCCTGAGGTCGAGCAGGTCGGCCGGGCCTTCGTGGGTCGCGCGGAGGAGGTGAGCAGCGCATGA
- a CDS encoding MBL fold metallo-hydrolase, which yields MSLRLTVVGCSGSVAGPDSPASCYLLQAEHKGRTWSLVLDLGSGALGALQRHTDPLALDAVVLSHLHPDHCLDLTGLHVMRRHHPQGRVTGKLPVHGPAGTADRIARAHGVQGATDVSDVFRFVTVQDRRDFVIGPFRVVPITVNHPVEAFGYRVSVGTVTIAYTGDTDACPALLPLMADVDLVLADSGFVDGRDRAEGIHLSGRRAAEAAVAAGGVQRLMLTHLPPWNDPAVCREQAEQVWPGEVELAEPGRTYEL from the coding sequence ATGAGTCTGCGCCTGACCGTCGTCGGCTGCTCCGGCTCCGTTGCCGGGCCGGACAGCCCCGCCTCGTGCTATCTCCTGCAGGCCGAGCACAAGGGACGCACCTGGAGCCTGGTCCTCGACCTGGGCAGCGGTGCTCTCGGGGCCCTGCAACGGCACACGGATCCACTCGCTCTCGATGCGGTCGTGCTCTCGCATCTGCACCCGGACCACTGCCTGGACCTGACCGGGCTGCACGTGATGCGCCGGCACCACCCGCAGGGGCGTGTCACGGGAAAGTTGCCTGTGCACGGCCCCGCGGGCACCGCCGACCGGATCGCCCGAGCACACGGGGTGCAGGGCGCCACAGATGTCTCCGACGTCTTCCGTTTCGTGACGGTGCAGGACCGCCGTGACTTCGTGATCGGCCCGTTTCGGGTCGTGCCCATCACCGTCAACCATCCCGTCGAGGCCTTTGGCTATCGCGTCTCGGTTGGCACCGTCACCATCGCCTACACAGGTGACACCGACGCCTGCCCGGCCCTGCTGCCGCTGATGGCCGACGTCGACCTGGTGCTGGCGGACAGCGGTTTCGTCGACGGGCGGGACCGGGCCGAGGGGATCCACCTGTCCGGGCGCCGCGCCGCCGAGGCTGCCGTCGCCGCCGGCGGGGTGCAGCGGTTGATGCTCACGCACCTGCCGCCCTGGAACGACCCGGCCGTATGCCGAGAGCAGGCTGAGCAGGTCTGGCCCGGTGAGGTGGAGCTTGCCGAGCCGGGGCGCACCTACGAGTTATAA